tgtttcacaacagcaagagcacagatgatggactaccagagaaagatttatcacagcccaaataagccaagcatcattttgcattttttattttttatttttttacaacaaaatcaaaagtgccttttctatattaagcacaaaactattattttatagtataGCAATGatctaacattatggataaactatttgacattaaaaacaatgtgaatatgacaccatgcagagcacaactaacacacaagacctacctctggaaaagggacatccataatgaatctgatctggtcactgtgggtgtgtgtaggtgtgccgTCCAGAATTGAAGTCATCTGAGTGTAGATAACATCAATTCGCTCCTGATCTTCAATGAACAATATTGATGGAACACTTGGAAAAAGTGTCAAgccactttgatttttttttttttttttttttgtccattgatgatgaactgtggttagttaagtttgagtcagacagaacatctgactcaatcaattacttttgcctctcgaaataaattgacccatcttttgaattgatatcgctaattgatatttaattgatcaatcttttataaataataaatgttgcatcattacacaatacaatcaacaacaataactttagcagattatttaacatacctcatacgtatcgcttcaagaaggtctgctgctatcatacatatagatatggtctgctgttcttatatatgactgggctcatatactaatatactgccttcccctactggacgcatgaggaacaacaggggcgtaaaactgcttggggcgtatatctaccgGCTCAGCAGCTcttgtgattggctgaaattctctaatctctaaacagccccgcccactacctctacagatgcacaaatcacgtttgaaccaaatatctcggtgcaaaagggagagcgcgaaacttgtgacttgaaagcgaaaaacagtgtttgagattcatcgcagcagattcaaacAGCTGTAGTTACatactttgtgtttgttttagaaaaatatacaagacatttctgagaaaatattctacaagtgtgcaactctcatttgatgaattcaagtactgatttgcggatgttcaacattccTCCACGattgcacatttcttgatgcgggtgtgtaaatgcgttttgcaccacattcactgcagcaattgtttcaaaaatgtgagcgtacgagtttctaaatgtgtgatttgcagaataggatttgtgcacctgcaatgaaaaatttgagaaggtgtaactgttgtgttgtgtttgtgggagagaaaaaaagtctacaggtttacatctcttaaaacatttctctctgtgacttcaaatttactgatacacatgtgtggcttttctctacaactacaaatcgcactgccacaggtgttcagttgttttgaatcaaaaataacttcatacaaTTCCCCCTCGTCTGCAAACccatcatctgcagtgaatggatgccatcagaatgagttcaaacagctaataaaataacacaaaaatccacaagtaatccacagcaatCCAGTCCATCTGTTCACATCTGGAtaataaatccatcaagacattttgaaattcaaattttagttaaaatgttGGATTTGtatcatcttttgtcttctccagatattcactgatggactggagtgctgtggattaatgtgatgttttcatcagactctcattctgatggcacccattcactgcagagcatccattgatgagacactgacgcagtgctacatttctacaaacctgatgaagaaacaaaactcatcctgatctcagatgatctgagggtgaggacattaccagcacattttcatttttagggtgaaatattccttGTAATTACTATTTCACCTTATAGCGCCGTTTATATTTCCTGTATATTAGAGTATTAGATTAGTAACTTTAAGAACACTGAGATTCACAGGGTTTGGGACGCAGCCGAGGAGCTCATCTTATTGCTTTAGAGTGCATTGCAATGTGTCACTGTTTTCCACTGGTGAAAGATGAACCGCTCAGCAGGGGTTTAATCATTTCCACACCAGAGAAACATCTCCATGCAGGATAAATAAGTCCTCTGATACTCCCAGAGATATTTTAAACCGGAGCACGCAGGCCGTTTTACCAGTAAATGACGGCTGTGACGCAAGATAAAAGCTGCTGGCTGCTGGATTAAACAATCCTTTGAGTTTCCGTCCCAGAGCTGCCTCCAGCTCAACCCAGCTGTGTGTTTAACTGGGAAACACTCTCCAGGACCAGACTGAGGTTTAACAAGGTTACACAGAATCCATTAGCGAAGGAAATAACTAGACGAATATCAATGTGCGGTAAACGATAAAACTATTTGTGCCACAAACCAGTGTGTTAAGGAATCTGAGAGTAAAAGTTAAAGAATCTGATaagacatgcactgtgagctgtttCTGTACAtcttaaaaaatcttataatttcactttgtcacaatttcaactttttatctcTTATGCCATAATTATGACCTTTTGGGATAACTGACTTTGTATGTCAAATTTCGAGTTTGACTTATTTCATATCTATGACTAAGCAGGCCTGTGTCATAATTGTGTTTTGTTACTTGTCTCTTAATTGACATTTTgctataattttgacttttttatttcatagttatgACTGTCATAATTTACGTTTTTGCCATAATCTCTCACTTTTTATACCATAATTAAGTTTCTGTCATCAGTTTTTACAGTGtgccatcatttttttttatctcataatatgACTTTTTGCAACAATTTTGACTTAGTTTGCCATAATCTCATtattacggaagttctaagcggccatgcattataattttttttctttttgttttctcgttataacgacttaattttctcgttatctcgacataatgaagttcgttttctcgttataacgacttgaTTTTCTCGTtgtctcgacataacgaagttcgttttctcgttataacgacttgaTTTTCTCGTtgtctcgacataacgaagttcgttttctcgttataacgacttaattttctcgttatctcgacataatgaagttcgttttctcgttataacgacttagttttctctaagaagttacaaaactgcgccagcaggtggcactatagaccttaATATAACTGATGGGTTGTTgtctatccactttactgtacgcggactttcctcgtgatcgctacagtttgtgcagtcttgttcattactgacatttaattaattcataaatgttaaatgcttgaatcaatatgaatattttgtgtattaagttcctgctagatgcatgagtttcaccaacgcgttctgtgtcataaaataactgcttatcaaaaccaaggttgacaacACTGTATTCTgcttatctacagtaggacgggatttaacgatgtaggctgatgtgcttcttttccttattactaatctttattgttaaccatattgatgagaaatgtgatgtatatgtaaaatccataggctaatttaattcagttttatcctataatgttgtaatcatttttttctacacacacactacatgtaggctacacatgaacgctcttttcaaatagaagcttgtaacacacatgatatctgccacatcatataatgactactacaaatgacaaattatatataattttatgtaaaataaagggaaaatgaaaagtgagtttaatccaagcagctctaatttcatGGTGtagccatttaaacatgttaattacaaaaacaaaacgttagttgtactgtctctggaaaaatcaacagtgattgatcagcctttatttatatacagtattgtagtcGTTATTACCTAGGcaaagctaaatttgctgaaatataggttccagtaagagcgcctgcatggtgtccatcagatgcctgtcaaagttgagtttgttactatagcaacagtaaaactgtcatgtcgttataacgagaaaacgaacttcgttatgtcgagataacgagaaaattaagtcgttataacgagaaaacgagcttcgttatgtcgagataatgagaaaattaagtcgttataacgagaaaacaaaaaggaaaaaaattataatgcatggccgcttagaacttccgtacatTATGACTTAGAATggcataattttgactttttcatctcataattattacattttgcattatttttacttatctcataattatgattttgtgTGTCATAATTTAAACTTTTGATCTCATAATTACACCTTAGGatattataattatgacatttagGCCTGGTTTGACAGACAGGTCTTAGACTGAGCCATGATTAGGCCATAGTTGAGTTAGGACATTAAactaatttttataaacattactaGTGTGCTGACTCCATGTTTGTTGACGTGCGCCCAAACACAGACATGAACCTGTTTACATCAAACTAAAATAACTCCGGGTCTTTAAGCAGCGCAGAGCGTTTCATCAGACACACGAGAGACGTCAGTGTTAGAAGTGAGACTGATTCTGTACCTTATTTCTGTCCTGGACAACAAGGACTTTGCCGTTGGATTCGTCCACAACAGCACCTTTAAACAAGACCACGATAACTCATTATTACACAGAGTCAACCAGAAAAACaccagatgagtgtgtgtgtgtgtgtgtgagagagagagagtggtttTATGTGACCCACTCCGGATCTCAACTTCCTCCTCTACgtgcgatcacacacacacacacacacacacacacagcccccaTTCATTTGCCCACAGAAACAGACCAGAGGTTCTCAATGCAGAAGAACTGTGTCTCCGAGACGCTTCAAGAAACCTCCTGTAAAGCTCcagtactgttaaaagttttagaaacttgtgtaaaaatgctctgaaatgaggatgctgtcagaagtaatgtataaatatattttattcatcaattAGCTTCTATTAACTAAATGAAATCATGATTCGGtgtgtttaaagcagctttaGTCCTCGGTGCACTTCAGCTTCTCGAAGCGTCTCGGagacacagttcttctggatcgAGTCCGTCTCAGTCTCTGTTTCTTCACGTCTAAGGATGATCAgatcacatcttctgaggagcgtttgtttccagaagctttactttcactgttcctcagcggaggaatgatcttcacaagcctccagaacatctcacgcAGAGGCTGTTGGTCTGGAAGTGCTTCAGAAAGGAAATGTGGTCGGATTATTCACTGCTAGAATATTGACCTTCACAGCACTGGGctttaatcaaacacacacacacagactgagcTCATGCGTCTCTCTGGGCATGTTTGGACATGTCTGTGTCCAGCTCTCTGACCGTGGACCGGAGGaccagcgccacctgctggagaGGAACCCTAAACCTGACCCATctctgtgaccctggaccactaaACCAGTCACAAACTGAGGTTTATACAGTATCTGAaacctgaataaatcatctctctattgatgtctggtttgttcggaggaccaTATTTGTCTGTAATTGTCCTTCTAACACACCAGACACCAATAGACTGGTTCTGCGCTCACCTGCGACTCCTACTTGATGTGTGGCGAATGCAGGCAGTCTGTCTTCCCCCGGCCCGAGCCACAGACTGAGGACGGCCTCGTGTCTCCGAGCGTGATGGAAGCTGAAGCCGAGACGCGCCGCGGCCGCAGAGAGTCTGCTGAGAGAGATGGGGACGTGCAGCCATGCAGCGACACGTCCATCTGACCTCCACCGGCCGAGagactctgacacacacacacacacacacacacagagacacacacacacagagacacacacacagagagacacacacagagagacacacacacacacagagagagatacacacacacacacacacacacagagagacacacacacacacacacacacagagagagagagagatacacacacaaccagagacacagacagacacacacacacacacacacacacacaaacagagacagacacaccCAGAGAGAGACacatacagagagacacacacacacacacagagagagagagagagagagaaacatgtcTATACACTCTATATTATATGCACTTAGTTCATTAGTTTAGGATCAGTATCAAGAAATTACCTGTATTCatcaataatgcattaaatatatcgaaagtgacagtaaatgttgcatttagttgatcaaaaatgcatttaaaaaaaaatttatattattattatttcaaataagtgttgtctgtgtgaatctgtgttaaagtgtaatgtatttctgtgatgctccgctgtattttcagcatcattcctccagtcttcagtgtcacatgatcttcagaaatcatgaaaataagatgatttactgctcaagaaacatttctgattattatcaatgcatAACACGCAATGCCCTTCACAGACGCGTGCATGACGTCATTGGTATGCGTCTGATGTCAGTGTTTGTTGATGATTGCGCTCCTGTACCCCGCAGCAGCTCGCTGAACTCGTCCTCGCTGATGTCCGGCGGAAAGTCTCGCACCGTGACGCCGCCGAAGCGATCCACATCCCCGGACAGCGGAGGCCAGCAGAGCCGCTCCTGACAGCCGGAGCCGAAGCGAGTCGAGCCGGGGGAAACACCCGAGGAGACCCGCCGGAGAACCGAAGACACCCGGCGAACCCCGGCGGACAACATCCAGCTCCCCATGACACAGACCCAGCAGCAGTCGAGCAGACGCGTAATCACCGCGGTACTGACGCACGAGGAGTTACACAAGCGCTTTAACACAGAGCTGTCATCTCTAACATACGGGCCCCAAACACAATCATCCTCGCGCGAGAGACCCCCTCCGagaattaaaaacacatttattattttataagaaCCCATTTTATAATGTGAAAACccaatgtaataaataatattaattaataaatatacaaagtttgttttgaaaatattgttacatgattatttttacattttatttattatttattctatttttgattattttaatattattttatttctttttatgttctaaattatcatttttttatttaattatttttagttacgaattgatttacttatttactttaatCAGTTTGTtggtttaatatgtttaattgtttagttattgtttatttgaatatcattatatatatatatatatatatatatatatatatatatatatatcgtcatgtttatttattaatttattattatttatttgcttttttaatttatatttttataatttaatctatttttcattatttaattttatcatttcatttactcatttatttaattttaatcttattttgtatttgtcattatttaattacatttaattattaaaaacgaTTTGTTTtcatctctttatttattttctttaatcgtttgtttacatttaattacttCAATCATGTTTCGtctattatctatttatttcacagtctttttttttttattagttttagtctaCTTTTAGGTTTTgtattaatctaatatttattcattaatgaatacattttaatcttaaaaacGCTTTAGGTTTTATCACTTTGGTACCATAGTTCGATATTATTATATCTTACTGCAATACCATGATACCAGAATAACTATACATATCGATTAAAGTAAACGCATCTTGGTTTTGTGTCTTTAAGAGTTGTGTTGTGTAACAGAGAGGTTTTAAGGTCTCTACATTGTGTGTTTTACGGTATCTGATGGGAGGAGCTGAACTTTCACATCGGGAAGTTTACATTCAcgacgtgtgtgtttgtgtgtgtgtgtgtgtgtgtgtgtgtgagagagagtgagagagagagagctgacgCTCagccagtgttgccagattgtaTGGACGAAttccaacacaaaaaaaaaaaacagcccaaaATTTTAAAAGTCAAAATAGTGCGATAGAATATGTCAGTCAAGGTTGTTGAGAGAAATTTcaactaattaaaacaaaataatgaagacaaaataatatataataaagttaGATATATTACCCATGGATAAAATTGGGGCAAATATATTAAAGAGATTGACCAAATATGCTTTGCCTAAAATATGCAAGCTGTCATTCACCGATACCCTCGAAAAAACTCATGCATTAATTTCAAGGTCAACAGtcagaatttaaatgaaaaaaaaaagtgcccaatATAAGTGGAAAAAgcaacatcattatttatttcacaCTTGTTCATGCAGACATATGACAATCAAAATTGTGTCGTCATTCATtaatatgtgcacactacaaaataataataataattattattattattattattattattattattattattatccatgagTTTTATCAATGAGGtgatatgtaaatgtatgttttacacAGGTCCCCCATGAGAAACAATTACTGTCCGAAGCGGGCTTGTCTTTCCTGAAGTTCATATTGTTGAACATTTATATTTGCAGTCAGGGGCGGATCTAgtaaaatattgatggggtggcgagaagggggcaggaattttgaggggtggcaacatatggcagacattTATGTACTggatttagtcacagttatcacagattgatgataaatatatgtgcacactacaaaaggacacaggctatcatttacaaacttaatctcatgcattcaatgtcttgcatttgaaacagttcatatcaGGAATAAGTGA
This DNA window, taken from Carassius auratus strain Wakin chromosome 14, ASM336829v1, whole genome shotgun sequence, encodes the following:
- the nudt6 gene encoding nucleoside diphosphate-linked moiety X motif 6; the protein is MGSWMLSAGVRRVSSVLRRVSSGVSPGSTRFGSGCQERLCWPPLSGDVDRFGGVTVRDFPPDISEDEFSELLRESLGRWRSDGRVAAWLHVPISLSRLSAAAARLGFSFHHARRHEAVLSLWLGPGEDRLPAFATHQVGVAGAVVDESNGKVLVVQDRNKTTNAWKFPGGLSDLGENIGETAVREVFEETGVRSQFCSLLSVRQQHNHPGAFGMSDLYLICRLRPLSFHIDFCPHECLRCEWLDLTELAQTSDSTPVTSRVARLLLYGLENGFQNIDLTMEQMPAVYSGLFYQLYHRRLPETA